A genome region from Cumulibacter manganitolerans includes the following:
- a CDS encoding MerR family transcriptional regulator, with protein sequence MGSADKREAAASTVPDSARGVYGISVAAELVGMGVQTLRLYEARGLLEPARTEGRTRRYSADDLDRLRRIGDLLAAGLNLAGVAMVLDLESRLAAQQPGEEGGPERS encoded by the coding sequence ATGGGCTCAGCCGACAAGCGCGAGGCGGCGGCCAGCACCGTGCCCGACAGCGCGCGCGGGGTGTACGGGATCTCGGTGGCGGCCGAGCTGGTCGGCATGGGCGTACAGACGCTGCGGCTGTACGAGGCGCGCGGTCTGCTCGAGCCGGCCCGCACCGAGGGCCGCACCCGCCGCTACAGCGCGGACGACCTCGACCGGCTGCGGCGCATCGGGGACCTGCTCGCGGCCGGGCTCAACCTGGCGGGGGTCGCCATGGTGCTGGACCTGGAGTCCCGGCTCGCGGCGCAGCAGCCCGGGGAAGAGGGCGGTCCCGAGAGATCGTGA
- a CDS encoding Hsp20/alpha crystallin family protein has protein sequence MLMRTDPFREFDRITQQMFGTNGTPARPTLMPMDAWREGDVFRVEFDLPGVDPSSIDLDVERNVVTVRAERPPREGDSELIAAERPRGVFSRQLFLGDTLDTERIQASYEAGVLALTIPVAEQAKPRKIEISSNSDKQAIDA, from the coding sequence ATGCTGATGCGGACCGACCCGTTCCGCGAGTTCGATCGGATTACCCAGCAGATGTTCGGCACCAACGGCACTCCTGCCCGGCCGACCCTGATGCCGATGGACGCATGGCGTGAAGGTGACGTCTTCCGGGTCGAGTTCGATCTCCCGGGTGTCGACCCGTCCTCGATCGACCTGGACGTGGAGCGCAACGTGGTCACGGTGCGCGCCGAGCGTCCGCCGCGCGAGGGCGACAGCGAGCTGATCGCCGCCGAGCGTCCCCGCGGCGTCTTCAGCCGGCAGCTGTTCCTGGGTGACACGCTGGACACCGAGCGCATCCAGGCCAGCTACGAGGCGGGGGTGCTCGCCCTGACGATCCCGGTCGCCGAGCAGGCCAAGCCGCGCAAGATCGAGATCTCCAGCAACAGCGACAAGCAGGCGATCGACGCCTGA
- a CDS encoding L-threonylcarbamoyladenylate synthase translates to MATYIDIHPVDPQPRLIEKAAAIIRDGGLVAYPTDSCYALGCSLGNKDALQRIRDIRKLDSKHDFTLVCRDFSQMDAYVTFDNSLFRALKNATPGPYTFIMKASHETPRVMQNPKKKTVGVRIPDHRVAQALIEAVGSPIVSSTLLLPDHDEPLLSGWEIKDELDHVVDAVIEGESGYTPTTVVDMTSGVPEVVRVGAGDPTPFE, encoded by the coding sequence ATGGCGACGTACATCGACATTCACCCGGTGGATCCGCAACCGCGGCTCATCGAGAAGGCGGCCGCGATCATCCGGGACGGCGGGCTCGTCGCCTACCCCACCGACTCCTGCTACGCGCTGGGCTGCTCGCTGGGCAACAAGGACGCGTTGCAGCGGATCCGTGACATCCGCAAGCTCGACAGCAAGCACGACTTCACGCTCGTCTGCCGCGACTTCTCCCAGATGGACGCCTACGTCACGTTCGACAACTCGCTGTTCCGCGCGCTCAAGAACGCGACGCCGGGCCCGTACACGTTCATCATGAAGGCCAGCCACGAGACGCCGCGGGTCATGCAGAACCCCAAGAAGAAGACGGTCGGCGTCCGCATCCCGGATCACCGTGTCGCCCAGGCGCTCATCGAGGCGGTCGGATCGCCGATCGTCTCCAGCACCCTTCTGCTGCCCGACCACGACGAGCCGCTGCTGAGCGGCTGGGAGATCAAGGACGAACTCGACCACGTCGTCGACGCGGTCATCGAGGGCGAGTCGGGCTACACGCCGACCACGGTCGTCGACATGACCAGCGGTGTCCCGGAGGTCGTCCGCGTGGGTGCGGGCGACCCGACGCCGTTCGAGTAG
- a CDS encoding DUF3427 domain-containing protein, with protein MTDDLVDGLYETLRTEQLDRRLAALSLGARFGLVDDEYVDEFLLQHVGSVLRDHLDQHTSPKGKLALVTRVMSVLEPSFRTLRDDAVEQLEQLTSRELDEGSRARPEVPLSETALFTNAAGGPRLHLELGRELESADRVDLLCAFIKKSGLKHLEEALIDARDRGLPFRVLTTTYMGATDAAALRRLVEDFGAEVRISYDTAITRLHAKAWHFFRASGFSTAFVGSSNLSMPALDSGMEWNVRLSRRANPGVLSQVAAVFEGYWNSGQFQDFQPDRDSERLERALAAAAGRNRSDGAVQRFISSLDLTPHPYQAEILDALRTARAELGQHRNIVVAATGTGKTMVAAFDYRDLAAGPQRPTLLYVAHRVEILEQARAAYRGVLKDTSFGELYVGGERPTRWRQVFASVQSLSRGLDQIPSDHFDVVVVDEAHHSGARSWAAVVDHFRPLEYLALTATPERRDGVDIVERDFGGRISAEIRLWDALDRGLLTPFDYFALDDATDLRAIRWVNGRYDDEQLSGLYVGNESRLRIVLNELDRKVEDVASMRALGFCVSVEHAHYMAKRFTDLGLPARAITGETAAGDRAAWVAELRAGRLRCIFTVDVFNEGIDIPSVDTVLLLRPTQSSTVFLQQLGRGLRKYEGKSVTTVLDFVGLNREEFDFEPKIAALVRSGSRSVFVQVEDNSYEVPVGSTITLQRQVRSRILDQLKARIRGSRRRLIEAVRQTGTEELEVLLRQTGMLLSDIYRGARPADTWIGALNAARLSHDQLTSPLLNRARALTHVNDRERLELIASVCRPDAPAYRDLTPRKRALARMLIHVLHRPLKAVDDHDYERALEAVRVDTEFGFEIAQLTGALRVRLREQPVPVDGRLAAVPALVNGLYRRDEALSAFGYTEGGRATSSHQVGVAWCEATQTDLLFVNLRKSTKHFAPSIQYRDYAISRDLFHWESQNSTPADGKVGRRYRRHDELGTEVVLFVREARDDAFGGGAPFRCLGALDYVSHVGEKPMAITWRLRSPMSESVWKIASAVG; from the coding sequence GTGACCGATGACCTTGTTGACGGCCTTTACGAGACCCTGCGCACCGAGCAGCTCGACCGGCGGCTCGCCGCGCTCTCTCTCGGGGCGCGATTCGGGCTGGTCGATGACGAGTACGTCGACGAGTTTCTGCTCCAGCACGTCGGCAGTGTCCTTCGCGATCACCTCGACCAGCACACGTCACCTAAAGGCAAGCTCGCTCTCGTCACGAGGGTCATGAGTGTTCTCGAGCCCAGTTTCCGGACGCTGCGTGACGACGCCGTCGAGCAACTCGAGCAGCTGACCAGTCGGGAGCTCGACGAAGGATCGCGGGCACGGCCCGAGGTCCCGCTTTCGGAGACCGCGCTATTCACGAACGCCGCCGGCGGCCCACGCCTGCATCTGGAACTCGGCCGGGAGCTCGAGTCGGCTGACCGCGTCGATTTGTTGTGCGCCTTCATCAAGAAATCGGGCCTGAAGCATCTCGAGGAGGCCTTGATCGACGCGCGCGACCGCGGCCTACCGTTTCGGGTGCTCACCACCACCTACATGGGAGCGACCGACGCGGCCGCCCTGCGCCGCCTCGTCGAGGACTTCGGGGCAGAGGTGCGAATCAGCTACGACACCGCGATCACTCGACTACACGCCAAGGCGTGGCACTTCTTTCGCGCCTCCGGCTTCTCCACCGCCTTCGTCGGGTCGTCCAATCTCTCGATGCCCGCACTCGATTCCGGCATGGAATGGAACGTCCGCCTGTCCCGCCGCGCAAACCCCGGCGTGCTGAGTCAGGTCGCAGCGGTGTTCGAGGGCTACTGGAACAGCGGGCAGTTCCAAGATTTCCAACCCGACCGCGACAGCGAACGTCTGGAGCGTGCGCTCGCCGCCGCGGCCGGTCGTAATCGATCCGACGGCGCCGTCCAGCGCTTTATCAGTTCCCTCGATCTGACACCGCACCCGTATCAGGCGGAGATCCTGGACGCCCTCCGCACGGCGCGTGCCGAACTCGGCCAGCACCGGAACATCGTGGTGGCCGCGACGGGCACCGGCAAGACGATGGTCGCGGCGTTCGACTATCGAGATCTCGCGGCCGGTCCCCAACGCCCCACGTTGCTGTACGTCGCCCACCGGGTCGAGATCCTGGAACAAGCACGAGCGGCCTATCGGGGCGTACTCAAGGACACCTCGTTCGGCGAGTTGTACGTCGGCGGTGAGCGGCCGACGCGATGGCGCCAGGTGTTCGCGTCGGTGCAGTCACTGTCCAGGGGACTCGATCAGATCCCATCCGACCACTTCGACGTGGTCGTCGTCGACGAGGCGCACCACTCTGGCGCCCGCTCGTGGGCCGCGGTCGTCGATCACTTTCGACCGCTCGAATACCTGGCGTTGACCGCCACCCCCGAACGGCGCGATGGGGTCGACATCGTCGAACGAGACTTCGGCGGCCGAATCTCTGCCGAGATCAGGTTGTGGGACGCGTTGGATCGTGGACTGCTCACCCCCTTCGACTACTTCGCGCTCGACGACGCGACCGATCTACGCGCAATCCGGTGGGTGAACGGTCGCTACGACGACGAGCAACTCAGCGGCCTGTACGTCGGCAATGAGTCTCGCCTACGGATCGTCCTCAACGAGCTGGACCGCAAGGTCGAGGACGTCGCGAGCATGCGCGCGCTGGGCTTCTGTGTGTCGGTCGAGCACGCCCACTACATGGCTAAGCGATTCACCGATCTCGGCCTGCCGGCGAGAGCCATCACCGGTGAGACCGCGGCCGGCGACCGGGCGGCTTGGGTTGCAGAGTTACGCGCGGGCCGGTTGCGCTGCATCTTCACCGTCGACGTTTTCAACGAGGGCATCGACATCCCATCGGTCGACACGGTGCTACTGCTGCGTCCGACGCAGAGTTCCACCGTCTTCTTGCAGCAACTCGGTCGCGGGCTGCGCAAGTACGAGGGAAAGAGCGTGACCACGGTGCTCGACTTCGTCGGGCTCAATCGTGAGGAATTCGATTTCGAGCCGAAGATCGCCGCGCTTGTGCGTTCGGGGAGCCGAAGCGTCTTCGTCCAGGTCGAGGACAACTCGTACGAGGTCCCGGTCGGCTCGACGATCACTCTGCAGCGCCAGGTCCGCAGCAGGATTCTCGATCAGTTGAAGGCTCGGATACGCGGCAGCCGTCGTCGTCTCATCGAGGCCGTGCGGCAGACCGGCACGGAAGAGCTCGAGGTGCTCTTGCGGCAGACCGGAATGCTGCTTTCCGACATATATCGGGGCGCCCGCCCAGCCGACACCTGGATCGGGGCGCTCAACGCCGCCCGATTGAGCCACGATCAGCTCACGTCGCCGCTGCTGAACCGCGCCCGCGCGTTGACGCACGTAAATGATCGTGAGCGCCTCGAGCTGATTGCCTCCGTTTGTCGGCCAGACGCGCCGGCGTACCGCGACCTGACGCCGCGGAAGCGAGCGCTGGCGCGGATGCTCATCCACGTATTGCATCGACCGCTCAAGGCGGTCGATGACCACGATTACGAACGCGCGCTCGAGGCGGTCCGCGTCGATACGGAGTTCGGTTTTGAGATCGCGCAGTTGACCGGCGCCCTGCGTGTGCGGCTCCGCGAGCAACCCGTTCCGGTCGACGGGCGGCTTGCCGCGGTGCCCGCGTTGGTGAATGGGTTGTATCGCCGCGACGAGGCGTTGTCCGCGTTCGGGTACACCGAGGGCGGTCGCGCCACGTCGAGTCATCAAGTCGGCGTTGCGTGGTGTGAAGCGACCCAGACGGACCTGCTGTTCGTGAACCTCCGCAAGTCGACCAAGCACTTCGCGCCGTCGATCCAGTACCGCGATTACGCCATCAGCCGAGACCTGTTCCACTGGGAGAGCCAGAACTCGACCCCCGCGGATGGCAAGGTCGGGCGTCGGTATCGGCGGCACGATGAGCTCGGAACCGAGGTCGTGCTCTTCGTTCGTGAAGCCCGGGATGACGCATTCGGCGGCGGAGCGCCGTTTCGCTGCTTGGGCGCCCTCGACTACGTCAGCCACGTCGGTGAGAAGCCGATGGCGATCACCTGGAGGCTCCGATCACCGATGTCCGAATCGGTGTGGAAGATCGCTTCCGCGGTCGGATAG
- a CDS encoding ChaB family protein, which yields MPAKDELPSTLQRSPKKAQETWSKTHDSAVEEYGEGERAHRTAFAALKHSFEKVGDHWEAKDQKGPSDKQAQKSGAKARRGGDTAGGVNANASKSHLYDVAKRLGISGRSKMDKDELVDAIQKANDKETRKARS from the coding sequence ATGCCCGCCAAGGATGAACTGCCCTCTACCCTGCAGCGCTCGCCGAAGAAGGCGCAGGAGACGTGGTCGAAAACGCACGACTCCGCGGTCGAGGAGTACGGCGAGGGCGAGCGCGCACATCGAACGGCCTTCGCGGCTCTCAAGCACAGCTTCGAGAAGGTCGGCGATCACTGGGAGGCCAAGGACCAGAAGGGACCCTCGGACAAGCAGGCCCAGAAGTCCGGGGCCAAGGCACGTCGAGGCGGTGACACCGCCGGCGGCGTGAACGCGAACGCTTCCAAGAGCCACCTGTACGACGTCGCCAAGCGGCTCGGCATCAGCGGCCGCTCGAAGATGGACAAGGACGAGCTGGTCGACGCCATCCAGAAGGCGAACGACAAGGAGACCCGTAAGGCACGGTCCTAG
- a CDS encoding potassium channel family protein, whose translation MHVFLAVVGVALIAVGLTDMFHTLLHPSGRGRVSHWVFAQAWRASKATGHRLGSVLGPAAMVVAISVWVAMHAVGWALIYLPHITDGFTYSSGIDPTAYPRMVQALYYSVVVLSTLGFGDVVPVDPWIRIVTPLEALTGLALLTAALTWFTQMYPPLSRRRALALHLKSLADSDYAEDLAAIPSETASRVLDELSAEVGQVRIDFTQYSESYYFQERDADISLPCQLPYAVRMRDASLARPEIGVSRSGRQLAIALEQLGAVLEHNYLHTDETLGGVLAAYAADHAQKTAT comes from the coding sequence ATGCACGTGTTCCTGGCGGTCGTTGGCGTGGCATTGATCGCGGTCGGCCTGACGGACATGTTCCACACCCTGCTGCACCCCAGCGGGCGCGGGCGGGTCAGTCATTGGGTCTTCGCGCAGGCGTGGAGGGCCTCGAAGGCGACGGGCCACCGGCTTGGTTCGGTATTGGGGCCGGCTGCGATGGTCGTCGCCATCTCCGTCTGGGTGGCGATGCACGCGGTCGGCTGGGCGCTGATCTACCTTCCGCACATCACCGACGGGTTCACCTACTCGTCGGGCATCGACCCGACTGCGTATCCGCGGATGGTGCAGGCGCTGTACTACTCGGTCGTCGTGCTCTCGACCCTCGGTTTCGGTGACGTCGTGCCCGTCGACCCGTGGATTCGCATCGTCACACCTCTCGAGGCGCTCACCGGTCTGGCGTTGCTCACCGCGGCGCTGACCTGGTTCACCCAGATGTACCCGCCGTTGTCGCGGCGCCGGGCGCTGGCTCTGCATCTGAAGAGCCTGGCGGACAGCGACTATGCCGAGGACCTCGCCGCGATCCCCTCGGAGACGGCAAGCCGGGTGCTTGACGAGCTCTCGGCCGAGGTGGGGCAAGTGCGCATCGATTTCACGCAGTACAGCGAGAGCTACTACTTCCAGGAACGGGATGCGGATATCTCGCTGCCCTGCCAGCTGCCGTACGCGGTACGCATGCGGGACGCGTCGCTCGCGCGACCGGAGATCGGTGTGTCCAGGAGCGGGCGCCAGCTCGCGATCGCCCTCGAGCAGCTGGGGGCCGTGCTCGAACACAACTACCTGCACACGGACGAGACC